A window from Triticum aestivum cultivar Chinese Spring chromosome 6D, IWGSC CS RefSeq v2.1, whole genome shotgun sequence encodes these proteins:
- the LOC123144928 gene encoding RNA polymerase II C-terminal domain phosphatase-like 1, translated as MIKSMVYYGNTSIGEVEVWPKGDTNLGAAAWAREIRVDRLSPPSERCLPLAVMHTVAVGARCLDMESRPPKAADEPPPPLVAMHAACLRDNKTAVVPLGEEELHLVAMTSGRNLTNHACFWGYKVPFGLYNSCLTMLNLRCLGIVFDLDETLIVANTTRSFEDRIDSLQRKLSNETDPQRMNGMLAEIKRYQDDRSILKQYIEGDQVYDDGKMYKVQPEIVPPLSDNHQSLTRPVIRLQEKNIILTRINPLIRDTSVLVRLRPAWEDLRSYLIARGRKRFEVYVCTMAERDYALEMWRLLDPDSRLINSVQLSDRMVCVKSGLKKSLLNVFHDGSCHPGMALVIDDRLKVWDEKDQSRVHVVPAFTPYYAPQAEANCSIPVLCVARNVACNVRGGFFKDFDEGLLPRITSVLYEDEIQDISSAPDVGNYLISEDENVAVVNGNRDSLAFDGMADAEVERRMKEASGSGSVLNPTMANMVMPVAPSQSFVPSSVAPFAPPLGMMPLSNNQVPPPALSQPVVQPVVLDPLQASPGREEGEVPESELDPDTRRRLLILQHGQDTRDPTPPLPAVPPAQVSVPPVQSHGNWFPIEDGIGMNSNNLNMGSAGFPSESDTMHYDKKQPPQPSYFHGGDNNPVSSGRFSYQSQRFPSQVTHTEDHRMLQNHAPPRYRSFPGQRNNLIESGQSYARNVGTSVGILEEIALKSGCKVEYRSTLCDTAELQFSIEVWIVGEKVGEGIGSSRKEAQRQAAEISLRNLANKYLLSDPNKMTDVNEDGFGSNPNFFGYSENTRNDILPVASTSEESRFTKTGENNSRITGGSIAALKQLCTVEGYNLVFQARPSPLDGSGGKETYAQVEVGGQTLGKGVGITWEEAKLQAADEALGTLRSMLGQLAQKRSSSPRSLVPNYNKRFKPDFPRAVQRPPYGRYSRIEGHVP; from the exons ATGATCAAGTCCATGGTTTATTACGGGAACACCTCCATCGGGGAGGTGGAGGTGTGGCCCAAGGGCGACACGAACCTGGGCGCGGCGGCGTGGGCGCGAGAGATCCGCGTGGACCGCCTTTCCCCGCCCAGCGAGCGCTGCCTGCCGCTCGCCGTCATGCACACCGTGGCGGTTGGGGCTCGCTGCCTCGACATGGAGTCCAGGCCGCCCAAGGCCGCCGACGAGCCACCACCGCCACTCGTCGCCATGCACGCTGCTTGCCTCAGGGACAATAAG ACTGCAGTTGTTCCGTTAGGAGAGGAAGAATTGCATTTAGTGGCAATGACATCAGGGAGAAACTTAACAAACCATGCATGTTTCTGGGGCTATAAAGTACCATTTGGTCTGTATAATTCTTGCTTGACCATGTTAAATCTCCGCTGCCTCGGTATTGTGTTTGACCTTGATGAGACATTGATTGTTGCCAATACCACACGCTCTTTTGAGGACAGAATTGATTCACTTCAAAGAAAGTTGAGTAATGAGACTGATCCACAACGCATGAATGGTATGTTAGCAGAGATCAAGAGGTACCAAGATGATAGATCTATCCTAAAGCAGTATATAGAAGGTGATCAGGTCTATGATGATGGAAAAATGTATAAAGTGCAACCTGAGATTGTTCCACCATTGTCTGATAACCATCAATCATTGACACGCCCAGTTATAAGATTACAAGAGAAAAACATTATCTTGACCAGAATAAATCCTTTG ATAAGGGATACAAGTGTTCTTGTTCGGTTAAGGCCAGCATGGGAGGATCTCCGAAGCTACTTGATTGCAAGAGGCCGCAAGCGTTTTGAGGTCTATGTGTGTACAATGGCGGAGAGAGACTATGCTTTAGAAATGTGGAGATTGCTTGATCCAGACTCAAGATTGATTAACTCTGTTCAACTTAGTGACAGAATGGTGTGTGTAAAATCTG GCTTAAAAAAGTCCTTGCTAAATGTTTTCCATGATGGATCTTGCCATCCTGGAATGGCATTAGTAATTGATGATCGTCTGAAAGTTTGGGATGAGAAAGACCAATCTAGAGTTCATGTGGTTCCTGCTTTCACCCCATACTATGCACCTCAAGCCGAG GCAAACTGTTCCATCCCAGTTCTATGTGTTGCCAGAAATGTCGCGTGCAATGTCAGGGGCGGCTTCTTCAA GGACTTTGATGAAGGCCTCTTGCCAAGGATTACGAGTGTTCTTTATGAGGATGAAATACAGGATATCTCATCAGCCCCAGATGTGGGCAATTATTTGATTTCAGAG GATGAGAATGTTGCAGTGGTGAATGGGAACAGAGATTCGCTGGCTTTTGATGGCATGGCTGATGCTGAGGTTGAGAGGAGAATGAAG GAAGCATCTGGCAGTGGCAGTGTTTTGAATCCAACAATGGCTAACATGGTGATGCCAGTAGCCCCTAGTCAAAGTTTTGTTCCATCTTCAGTAGCGCCATTTGCACCACCTCTTGGCATGATGCCTTTGAGTAACAATCAAGTTCCGCCACCTGCACTCAGCCAACCAGTCGTTCAACCAGTTGTCTTAGATCCACTGCAAGCTTCTCCAGGTAGAGAAGAGGGCGAGGTTCCAGAGTCTGAGTTAGATCCTGACACAAGGAGAAGGCTTCTCATATTACAACATGGCCAAGACACAAGAGATCCTACACCACCTCTTCCAGCAGTACCTCCTGCACAAGTTTCAGTTCCTCCGGTGCAATCTCATGGGAATTGGTTCCCTATCGAGGATGGCATTGGCATGAACTCAAATAATTTGAACATGGGTTCAGCAGGGTTCCCTTCAGAATCTGATACCATGCATTATGATAAAAAGCAACCACCACAGCCATCTTACTTCCATGGTGGCGATAATAATCCAGTGTCCTCTGGTAGATTTAGTTATCAGAGCCAGAGGTTTCCCTCTCAG GTAACACATACAGAGGACCACCGCATGCTTCAGAACCATGCACCTCCAAGATACAGATCCTTTCCTG GTCAGAGAAACAACTTGATTGAGTCTGGACAAAGCTATGCACGAAATGTAGGTACCTCTGTTGGCATACTAGAGGAGATCGCACTGAAGTCTGGATGTAAG GTGGAGTACAGGTCAACATTATGTGATACCGCAGAACTACAGTTCTCTATTGAG GTTTGGATAGTGGGAGAAAAAGTGGGTGAAGGCATTGGTAGCTCAAGGAAAGAAGCACAGCGTCAAGCTGCAGAAATATCTTTAAGAAATTTGGCCA ATAAATACCTGTTGTCTGATCCAAATAAGATGACTGATGTGAACGAAGATGGTTTCGGTAGCAATCCAAACTTTTTTGGATACTCTGAAAATACCAGAAACGATATATTGCCAGTCGCAAGCACTTCAGAGGAATCCCGATTCACGAAAACAGGGGAGAACAATTCCAGAATAACAGGAGGCTCTATTGCTGCTCTGAAGCAACTT TGCACAGTTGAGGGATATAACTTAGTTTTCCAAGCTCGGCCAAGTCCTCTAGATGGTTCAGGTGGCAAGGAGACTTACGCTCAG GTAGAAGTTGGTGGGCAAACTCTTGGCAAAGGAGTTGGAATAACATGGGAGGAAGCTAAGCTTCAG GCTGCTGATGAGGCTCTTGGAACTTTGAGATCCATGCTTGGTCAACTTGCTCAGAAACGGTCTAGTTCTCCGAG GTCTTTGGTGCCCAATTATAATAAGCGCTTCAAGCCAGATTTCCCCCGGGCAGTGCAAAGGCCTCCTTATGGTAGATATTCCAGGATTGAAGGCCATGTTCCTTGA